The segment GGCGGATGGGCGTGGCGTTGTGGTGCCTTTCCGCGACTCAGAGGCCATCGCCGAGGCTCTGACGGCGTTGGCTCAGGATGAGGATCACCGCCTGGACATGGCCGCTCGCGCCTATGCCTACACTCGCTCTTGGGTGTGGCGCGAAGTGGGCCGGCAATACGGCATGCTTTTCTCCAGCGTGCTGGAACGGACGGAGCTGGCTCCTCTGGCAGTCTCTAGAGCCACAGCCTAAGCCGGGGCCACCTGGCCCCGGCGGAAGGGGTACGCCGATCAATGTCCCAGCACGAACTGGCACGTAGCGGGCTCCCGGCCCTGCGACTTGACCATCTCCAGCGCATGACCGACACCACCGGCATGCTCCAGCACGCCTTCTATACTTCACCCGATCCGCTGCACGGCTACACCACCGACGACAACGCCCGCGCACTCATCGTAGCCCTGCAGTATTCCCTGGCGACCGGCTCAGAGGAAAGCCACGACCTGGTGTGGCGCTATCTTTCCTTCCTGCGCTACGCTCAGCGGCCCGACGGGCTGTTCCACAACTTCATGGCCTACGACCGGACCTGGATGGACGAGGTCGGCTCAGATGACTGCCAAGGCCGGGCGGTCTGGGCTCTGGGTTACGCTTTGGCAACCTCTCCCCAGAGCGGCATGAGCCGTTCGGCCGAGCTCCTCCTTGAGTGTGCCCTCCCTGGGCTAGATCGCGTGAGATCACCGAGGGGCCAGGCGCTGTGCCTCTTGGGCCTAAGCTGGGCCTGCCAAGTAGGCTACCAAGAGGGCCGCGTGCGAGATCTCATGGCCCGCTTTGCCGACAACCTGGTTCGCCTCTGGGAGGTCACCGCCGAGCCCGATTGGCTCTGGTTCGAGAACATCCTGGCCTACGACAACCCCAAACTCTGCGAAGGCCTACTCAACGCCTATGTCAGCCTGGGTGAGAACCGCTATTTCGAGATTGCACTGGAGAGTCTGGCATTCCTTCTCGGTGTGTACTTCGAGGGCGATATGCTGGATGTCATCGGGCAGGATGGTTGGTACCCCCGGGGCGGCCCCCGTGCCGTCTTCGACCAGCAACCGATAGAGGCACAAGCGATGGTGCAGGCCTGCGTCTCGGCCCATCAGGTCACCGGCGACGACATCTACCTGGAACATGGCTTCAACGCCTTCAGTTGGTTCCTCGGCGCCAACCGTCTCGGTCGCCCTCTCTACGACCCCACCAGCGGAGGCTGTTTCGACGGCCTCCATCCTGACCGAGTCAACGGCAATCAGGGAGCCGAGTCCACTCTGGCTTACCTTCTGTCGCGACTGGCCTTTGAGGTCCCGCTCGTCCCGCGCGCGTGTCGGTGGCAGCCGACCACCGAGGGCGTTCCCGTGCCACGGGGTAGCTCCGTTTTCTTGTGAACCTGGGCTAATACGTTTACAATGAACATACACGGGGGAAGGGGCCTCGCGGAGAGGCCCCTCTTCTTTGCAGTGTCACCGACCATGAGGAGGATAGCGACGGGCAAAGCGGACCTGCACGTCCACACCAACGCCAGTGATGGTGTGTCGACCGTGCGAGACGTGTTGGAAGCGGCCAGCATCGCTGGGCTGGACGTGGTCGCCGTTACCGACCATAACCGCGTGGATAGCGCACTACGTGCCGTTGAACTCGCCCCGCAGTTCGGTCTGGGCGTCATAGTGGGCGAGGAGGTGTCTACTCATCACGGACATCTTCTGGCCCTGTTTCTGAAGGAGCGCATCGCCCCGGGGAGGGGCCTGGCTGAGACCATCGCAGCGGTCCACGATCAGGGCGGCATCGCCGTCCTGGCGCATCCCTACGACCCCATATCGTTCGGAGCTTTGAATCCGTGGCGGAAGAGACTGACTGAAGAGCAGGTGATCGCGCTCGACTACGACGCAATGGAGGTATTCAACGCCTGCCTGCCGCGTCCCAGCGCCAACCTTCGCGCCCAGCAGCTTGTCACCCGCACCAGCGCCGCCAAGGTGGCCGGCAGCGATTCACACAGTGCCAACACCATTGGCTTGGGCGTCACTCTGTTCCCTGGCCATACCCCAGAAGACCTGCGCCAGGCCATCCTGGAACGCACCACGGTGCCGGTTGGCCAGCCCTGGTCTCTGCGTCAGTATGCTGAGCTCTTCGGAAGGCGGGAGCTAAGGTACGCCGGGGTGGCAGCTACGTACGCCCTTGGGCTCTGCGGCGCTGCGGTAGGCGTTGTGGCCCTCGCGGCCAGAAGCGGCGTCTCCCGGTTCCTCTAGCCGGGGGCCAGACCGCGATATCGCTGGGGCGCTCTCACGAGCGCCCCACCTGCACCTTGGCCTGCAGCCCCGCTTCCTCGCCGTAGGCTCCCGCATCCACCGCCCGGCGGATGCGGGCCGCCAGAGCGGTGAACTCCGGCGAGTATCGCGCTTGGCTCAGCCGAGGCCGCTCGAACGGCACTGGGAATACCCCCTTCACTCGCCCAGGACGATGGGAGAGAACGACCACCCGATCGGAGAGGAACACCGCCTCCTCAATGCTGTGAGTCACCATGATGACGGTAGTGGCGCTGGCTAGCCAGATCCTCTGCAGCTCGTCATTCATGCGCTCCCGAGAGAAGGCATCCAGGGCGACAAAGGGTTCATCCAGCAAAAGCAGGGCCGGCTGACTTACCAAGGCGCGGGCCAGCGCCACCCTCTGCTGCATCCCACCCGACAGCTCTCTCGGGTACGCTGACTCAAAGCCGCCGAGGCCGACAAGCTCGATCATCCGGTCTACCTGTCTGTGGCTCTCCTCGCTCCCCAGCCCTGCCAGCTCCAAGGGCAGACGGATGTTCCCTCTCACGGTGCGCCAGGGCATCAGAGCACCGCTCTGAAACACGAAGCCGATCCCCGCATGCCCGTCCGCCGGTATTTCAATGATGCCACCTGTCGGACGTGCTAGGCCTGCCACCAACCGCAACAGGGTGGTCTTTCCACAGCCCGACGGACCGACCAAGGTCACAAACTCACCAGACGCCACATCGAGGTCCACCCCGATCAGCGCTTCCAGCGGCCGCTCGCCCGGGCTGTAGGTGTAGGTAACGTTTCTCAGCCTGAGTGCCAGCTGGGGCAACTACTGCCCTCCTGGCACGAACCGGTTAGTGCACGCCTGCGCTGACTCCACCGGGGAGTCAATGAGCCCGGCGCGCAGCATAATGGCACTTGCCTCGTCCCAAGACTGCTGGTCCGATATGCCCGGCTCGTCGGTCCGCCACAGCTCCAGAGCGGCATCCAATACCGCTCGCTGGATCTCGCGGTTACCGCTGATCTCCGGAACCGCCCTCTCGGCGATGGCGAAGGCTTCGTCCGGATGGTCCAACGTGTAGCGCAGTCCCCTATCGAAGGCTCGCAGCAGCCGTTCCACCAGATCGGGTCGCTCGGCGATGGTAGCCTCGTTGGTGAGTATCCCGTTGGATGGCAAAGACGCGGCGTAGTCGGCTACCAGTATCTGATTCACCTCGACGCCGCTCTGCTCCAACTGCACCGGCTCATTCATGTAGTAGCAGACGGCGGCATCCACCTGGCCCGAGGTCAGCGCCGCCACCTGCGTGTAGCCGATGGCGACCAGGGTAACGTCCGTCTCGGCCAACCCAGCTGCCTCGGCCAGGGCCCGCCAGCCCACGTAGGACGCCCCGTGGAGGTGCGAGATGCCGATCGTCTTGCCCCGAAGATCCTCGGGCTTCTCAATTCCCTTCTCCTTGAGGGACACCACGGATACCGGGAAGCGGTTGTACCAGTCGTAGACGTACACCACAGGCACTCCGCGCGATCGGGCCAGTATCACCTGGTCGCCGCTCCCGATGGCAAACTGCAGCTCCCCTGCGCCCAACAGGCCGATGATGTCGGCTTCCATTCCGTAGTCCAGCTCCACCACCAGCTTTTCCTCCGAGAAGTATCCCTTCTCCAGAGCGACGTACATGGGTGTGAACTGGACGTTCGGGATGAACCCCATGGCGATCTTGACCCTCTCTTCCTGGACCTCCGCCTCCTCACTCACCGGCACGGGGGCCGACTGAGTGGAGGGAACGCACCCCCCCATCAGGACCAGCGCCGCTAGACCCAGCAGCAGTGCCACAGCCAACCTTCTCATGCCCTTAGTACCTCCATCTAAGCAGCTTACGCTCTAGCGCCAACACGGCCACGTACAGCGTCATCGCCATGGCCATGAGCACCATCAGAGCCACGAACATGAGCGGCGTGTCGAACAAGCCCTTTCCCGCGTTGACCAGGAAGCCCAGGCCGCGATCGGCACCAACGAACTCCCCCACCACGGCGCCCACCACCGCCAGAGTGACCGCCATCCGCAGCCCTCCCAGGAGGACCGGCAACGCCGCCGGCACTTCTAGCTTCAGGAAGACCTGCCAGCGATTGGCCCTCAGCACCGCCATCAGATCGCGCAGATCCTCCGGCACCGAGCGCAGCCCGACCATTGTGGACACCATCATGGGGAAGAACACCACCATGGCGCACACGGCGATCTTGCTGGTCACTCCGAATCCGAACCAAATCACCAGCAGAGGGGCCAAGGCCACCGTAGGGACCGATTGGGCTGCCACAATGTAGGGGCTAAGCACGCGCTCACACCACTCCCATGTGCCCAAGAGGTAACCCACCACCAGCGCGGCCGACACTCCCAGAGCCAACCCTGCTAGAACTTCCTGTGTTGTGACCCAGACGTGCAGCCAGAGACTGCCGTTGGCCACCACCAGTATGGCCTTCCGGAGCACCTCGGCCGGCCGTGGGACGATGTAAGAAGGATAGTCACCTAGGACCACCACGCCCTGCCAGGCAGCCAGAAGCCCGATGGCCACTGCTATCGTGGCCGCGCTCTGGGCCACCGCCACCCTCCTGCCGTTCCCGTTCACATCTGACTCCCACAAGCGCCAAAGAATACAGCCCCGCCTAACCAGCGGGGCTGCGCGTGAGCCGGGTGCGACGTTGCCTGTCGCACATCGCCCGACCTTCTCCCATCCGGACTGTACCGTCGGCTCTGGACTAGGCTCTCTATGAGCACGGCCGGGCCGCGCCCCTGTGGAACCGCACCAGATCAGCAATCGCTCGCGGGCTTGGCGCCTTAGCGCCTCACCGCCGGTCGGGAATCGGCGGACACTCCGCCTCACCCTGCCCCGAAGGTCATGCCCCCAGTATAGGAAGCCGCTGCAGCGCTGTCAACGTCGCGTCATCTGACATAAGGATTTCCCAGAGTTCTGTGGCAGGCCACCAGAGATGACTACCGGAGCCAGGCTGGGCGCTATCGGACACGGCGTCGCCTGTGTTGCATGCCTGCTGGCTGGCCGGTGGTGGTTCCTGGCCCGCGCCAGGTGGCAGCTCGCCCAACGCTGGCTCGGCTCTGACGTAGACCTACATCTGACAGGCTGTCAGAAGGCAACAGCTCAACACCGGGGACACCGATTTCGACCGGCAAGGCGCTCGGGGCCGCCGCTGTTCTCACACCAGAAAGGCCAGCGCCCACCCAATCCCCTTGCGGCTCTGGTCGGGTGCTGCCCGCGCCCACGTGTCCGCCACGCCTGGGAGCGCTGGCTCCCCAAGTGGGACTTGAGTGTCATCCCTTTCCCCCGCACCTGTTCGGAGAGCCGGCGAAGAAGCCACCTGCGTCCCTCCACCCAGTGCGACTGCCCCCTGAGCACACTCAGCGTCCCGATGGTGAACTCCTGCGTCAGTGAAGGAAGGCTTGTGCCGCGGCTCGCGGATGTCCCAGCGGCGATGACTTGCCGCCGTGCGCTCCTACGGTTCGACCCAAGCGCGGCCAGGGAACTGCCTTTTCTCCCCTGCTCGACTTGCCCGAGCTATCCCTTGCTGGTAAACTAGTGCAGATGAACGCAACCAATCGCGCGCTAAGTACGCATTCGGCGGGGGTTTCTCTCTAAGTGGAAGCACAAACGTCCAGAAGCCACGACGTAGCGCCCATTGATCTTGAGACATTACAGCCAGGTGATGAAGTAGCTGGCAGGATTGTCAAGATCAGCAAGATCGGGGCCATCCTCAACGTCGGTGGGTATCCTGCTCTCCTGCACATCTCCGAGATCACCGGCCCCAAGGCAGCGCGGGGGCCCAGGCTCCAGGAAGGTGACGAGGTCACCGTGTGGCTGAGTGAAGTTGATCGCGAGCGGAAGCGCTTGCTCGTCACCCGCACCAAGCCGCCCACCAACCCCATTGCCTCCCTTGAGCCCGGCAGCATGATCACGGGCAAGATCGTTCGCCTCACTAAGTTCGGTGCCTTCGTGGACATCGGTGCCGAAAAGGATGGCCTCATCCACATCAGTGAGCTCGCTCACACTCGCGTCGAGGACCCTGCGGACGTAGTTCAGGTCGGCGAGGAGGTGGAGGTCA is part of the Anaerolineae bacterium genome and harbors:
- a CDS encoding ABC transporter ATP-binding protein, which gives rise to MPQLALRLRNVTYTYSPGERPLEALIGVDLDVASGEFVTLVGPSGCGKTTLLRLVAGLARPTGGIIEIPADGHAGIGFVFQSGALMPWRTVRGNIRLPLELAGLGSEESHRQVDRMIELVGLGGFESAYPRELSGGMQQRVALARALVSQPALLLLDEPFVALDAFSRERMNDELQRIWLASATTVIMVTHSIEEAVFLSDRVVVLSHRPGRVKGVFPVPFERPRLSQARYSPEFTALAARIRRAVDAGAYGEEAGLQAKVQVGRS
- a CDS encoding CehA/McbA family metallohydrolase, with the protein product MRRIATGKADLHVHTNASDGVSTVRDVLEAASIAGLDVVAVTDHNRVDSALRAVELAPQFGLGVIVGEEVSTHHGHLLALFLKERIAPGRGLAETIAAVHDQGGIAVLAHPYDPISFGALNPWRKRLTEEQVIALDYDAMEVFNACLPRPSANLRAQQLVTRTSAAKVAGSDSHSANTIGLGVTLFPGHTPEDLRQAILERTTVPVGQPWSLRQYAELFGRRELRYAGVAATYALGLCGAAVGVVALAARSGVSRFL
- a CDS encoding S1 RNA-binding domain-containing protein, yielding MEAQTSRSHDVAPIDLETLQPGDEVAGRIVKISKIGAILNVGGYPALLHISEITGPKAARGPRLQEGDEVTVWLSEVDRERKRLLVTRTKPPTNPIASLEPGSMITGKIVRLTKFGAFVDIGAEKDGLIHISELAHTRVEDPADVVQVGEEVEVKILAVDREKGQVSLSLKAATPEPVTRFQSARDDRPLLTPMEAAWKEAFSEDDGGRRSRPPKRKRRQRERGMPKGEERDDLFLRTLRYRR
- a CDS encoding ABC transporter substrate-binding protein, producing MRRLAVALLLGLAALVLMGGCVPSTQSAPVPVSEEAEVQEERVKIAMGFIPNVQFTPMYVALEKGYFSEEKLVVELDYGMEADIIGLLGAGELQFAIGSGDQVILARSRGVPVVYVYDWYNRFPVSVVSLKEKGIEKPEDLRGKTIGISHLHGASYVGWRALAEAAGLAETDVTLVAIGYTQVAALTSGQVDAAVCYYMNEPVQLEQSGVEVNQILVADYAASLPSNGILTNEATIAERPDLVERLLRAFDRGLRYTLDHPDEAFAIAERAVPEISGNREIQRAVLDAALELWRTDEPGISDQQSWDEASAIMLRAGLIDSPVESAQACTNRFVPGGQ
- a CDS encoding ABC transporter permease, whose amino-acid sequence is MAQSAATIAVAIGLLAAWQGVVVLGDYPSYIVPRPAEVLRKAILVVANGSLWLHVWVTTQEVLAGLALGVSAALVVGYLLGTWEWCERVLSPYIVAAQSVPTVALAPLLVIWFGFGVTSKIAVCAMVVFFPMMVSTMVGLRSVPEDLRDLMAVLRANRWQVFLKLEVPAALPVLLGGLRMAVTLAVVGAVVGEFVGADRGLGFLVNAGKGLFDTPLMFVALMVLMAMAMTLYVAVLALERKLLRWRY